The Theropithecus gelada isolate Dixy chromosome 18, Tgel_1.0, whole genome shotgun sequence genome includes the window caaaaaaaaaaaaaaaaaaaaaaaaagaaaccttagtTTAATAGATAAGCATTTTTTACCTCCAGGTTCATAAGCTTCACTTGATGGCTCATTTCTTTTGAATGTTATTTGGTATGACATTGCAATTCTAAAATATTCACTCTTTTGGATTTGACTTACCTAGTAATTTGACTCATTATGTCACTAATTTTGGTAAACTATATTCACATCAAGAGTATAAACTTTAACTTGCTGTGTATCTCAATGGGTCTGCAATTTGCATTTCGGGGTGAGATGATTCTTTATTGTACATTACTGACCAAAACTTTGCAGGACATCTAGCATCCCTGATCCCTGCTGACTAAATACCAGTAGCAGTAgtaccaccattaccaccactaccaccaccaccaccacctagcCCCACCATACTCAGTCACTGTAACAAGAAAACATCCCCATAATTTCAAACCTGCTTCCAGAGGAGCAGTGTCACCCAAGCTGAGAACTATGGGTTAAGAGTCAAACAGAAAGttcaataaaatgtgaaaataaacacCTAGCCAAACCCTGCATTCAGTATTCCAGCAAAGCTATGGTCATGCTATCGTCAATCCTGCGTGTCCAGCGTTTCATGACATTTCTCCTTATTCTGTTAATAACACAAACAGATTCAATACAAACTGCCAAAATACCATTTTTAGCCACGAGGGCTGAGTCCTGTGCTCTTTGCCAACAGCAGCAATAAAGCTGGGCAGAAGCTAAACCCAGGACTGCATGGAATATTGGCTATCTGTGGTAGCAGCACAAAATGAGACGTATACCTGAATAGTCTATCATTTTGTCAAATCTGGACTTTAAAAAGGatgctggggttttttttctcttaaaaagatTTATTATCAAAAAGCTTGCTCCCTTTAAATACTGAGCTAATTCATCAATGCAGCTCCATTCTTTTTAGGATTATTAAGGCCCAAATAATCTCAgactaaaacaagaaataaaaaactggACTGTAGGTtcagtaacatattcacagacaTGTCAGTATGTACCCAGGAACACTGGTTTCATTTCTTGATTGGAATGCTTATCACCATAAAATCTTCTGCTAGAGTCACTTCTTGGAGATCTAACACTGATTCAGCTTGCTTTTTTAGTTCTGCAATGCCAtctgtttctccttctctggCCAAGGCAACTGGTTTGTACCTCTGACTGAAGTGAGTCAGAACCAGCCTCTTTGCACGGCACAACTTTGCAAATGTGGCTGCCATCTGTGGTGTGCTGTGGCCGTGCTCCTTTGCTTTGTCCATCTGGGCATCATCCAGGGTCGCTTCGTGGATCAACAGGTCTGCTTCAAAACACAGCTTTACTCCTCCATCACCCACAACCCCAGAGCAGTCACCCAATATGCAGATTTTTCTTCCAACAATAGGCTTTTTTAAGACATCTTGGGGAGAAATTGTAACCCCATTTTCCAGAACAACAGAAATTCCATTTTTCAGCTTCCCATACGCAGGACCTGGTGGAACACCTAATGATGAAGGCAGAAAACATTACATTATAGGAATGGAATTTATGACTTTTCAAGAGTCTATTTTAACAGCATTGCAAATAGCTAATGGAAAAGGCATCCATAATTGTTATAAATGTTTTACTACTTGTGGAAAACTggaattatttatacatttttaaagtttcagtgTTGATTGATATTAGCAATGCCTTAGTACTTAAAACATTTCCCATGCATACATGTCAGACAAGTTTTAGTCTCCTAAGTATCACTAGGACCTTATTGTAGTCACTATAACATCCTTGATTCTCTATTGTGCAAGGAAACAACAGTTTTTGAGAGTGCTTTATTTAATAAGCTCACTTTTGGGTAAAATTTGAGAGTGCATCTAAATAATGATAtaatcaggctgggcgcagtggctcatgcctgtaatcctagcactttgtgaggccaaggcaggcagatcacttgagctcaggagttcaagaccagcctggccacatggcaagaccttgcctctactaaaaatacaaaaaattagccaggcgtagtggtgcacacctgtagtcccagctacatgggaggccaaggcacgagaattgctttaacccagggggcagaagttgcagtgagcaagctgagatcacaccactgcactccagcctggacaacagagtaagactgcctcaaaaaaaaaaactaaaaaacaaaaaaaacacgaTATGATCAACACCTCGTCAAAACAAGTACCTAAAAGTAacttaataaaaaaattgttaGTGAAGATTGCTTGTATTACAAGATCAAGGAGCATTTTTTCAGGCAATTGTACATTATTAATCTTCTTGGTAGACGGGCAGTTCCACACTTAATCAAAGTGGGCTTAAATCTCatactaatttaaaataagaCCTGATCATCACTATGGACAATACTTACAAACTAGTATAACATGACCACCAATTCCAACACAGATCATGTTTAAAGTTTCCAAATATAATAGTATTTCTACAGGCTTTCAGGTAATAAAAATACCATTAACCTAAGTCACTTTTCCTCATTATCTAGCATTTTGTTTTAGTTGAGGAAGAGATcgcataaataaaaaaacaagcacaCACAAAATGCCACCGTGCTTTTTACAGGCACTGCCACACCATGCCCATGAAGGCAGTGACACTGGAGATAAAATGTACCTGGACTCTACCTCGCAAGAGGTGCTGAAGATCCCCTCATGCATACTGGCTTAGCATGGAGGAGGTGTGAAGCCTTAGATGGGCCCCAAGCCCACCTCTGCATGCTTGCTTTCCACTGTAATGAACCCTGGTATATCAAACTGGTTGAGGCACAGGGTTTTGAATACCAAATTAATTTAATGAAGGTTACATTAGTAAGCAAAGTAGATAGAGAAGGAAACTCTGAAAGCACATGGTTGCAGTTGTAAGGTTAAGATCAATGGCAAAAATTCTCAGACCAAAGATGTCATCAAAAACACATATCAAAGGGAAGACGTGAAAAAATAAAGCCTGGACCTAAagccaccaccactatcacccaAATCACCTTGCCAACCAAGATAGTATAAGAAAGAATGTGGATCCAGGAAGCTGAAGATAGGATTCAAATGTATACTTGGCTTTTGTTCTAAATAGCATTTTTTGGTCCCATGGATTTTCCTTAATAAGCAAACTTTGGGCAAAGGGACTAAGTGGAGAAAATGTCAGTTTTAGGCCTGGGATAGAGGAGTGGAAGTTTActatgacactttttttttttttttttgagacagagtctcactttgtcacccaagctggagtatagtagctccatcttggctcactgcagccttgacctcccgggttcaagtgatcctcctgcttcagtcccccaagtagctgggactacaggcgcatgccaccacgcccagttaatttttgtatttttagtagagatggggtttcgtcatgttgccaaggctggtcttgaactcctgaactcaagtgatccgcccgcctcggcttcccaaagtgctaggattacaggcatgagccaccactcctggccttacTATGACACTTCTTATAGCTTCAGTTAACAGGAGCCCTATTGATGAGAAGGGGGggaaaagcataaaaacaaaaaaaagacacttaCCAAGGTCTTTTAGTTTCTGTGCATTGAGTTTACCTGGGCGTTTCTTTTCCACGACTGAAAACCCAAATGAGGGAATTCTGTGAAAGAGGCGAAATGCTTTTACAACAAACTGTTCATCATCAAACAGAAGGTACGAGTTTTCTTCTGAGTCTAATAGGATAGTTCTTCCTTGTTCCTCTTTGGGAGGACTGCCTGCTCTATTCACATGTGCAAATTCTTTTAATTCTTCTGCAGGACATTGATCCGCTGTAGGAACCAGTTCATGAACCACATAACGGAAGACCAGCTCCGTGTGAGAGAGTTCCATGGTTCGCAAGATAAAGTCCCGAAGCCCTACAGGGCCATAGATTTCAATAGGCTGTTTGGACACCATGGAGCCACTCTGCAGGCTGATTGTGCAGAGGAGCCCAGGAAGGCCAAAGAAATGGTCTCCATGAAGATGTGTGATGAAGATCTTGGTAATTCTCCCTTTTGATGGAGATAGAgaaatacatttggaaatttttcattAACTAAAAACCCATACAAAGCTATTTGAAACAAGCCTAACACTTtccattaaaaatagtaaattgaatttaaaagttCTACTTACCATCATAAacttattcatttacattttgctACATGAttccaaaaacaagaaagacaGGCTTTATTTCATcagatggttttttgtttgtttgtttgtttgtttgtttttaatagtttttttaaagaaacaggtctcgctctgtcatccaggctggagtgtagtggtgtgatcatagctcactgcagcttgacctcctgggctcaagtgatcctactgcctcagcttctcaagcagctaggactacaggagcctaccactatgtctggctttttctttttttttaattttgtagagatggggtcttgctatgttgcccaggctggtctcaaactcctggccttaagcaattctcccatcttggcctcccaaagtgctgggattactgtgccTAGCCCCGCTAGATGGTTTCAGTAAGAtataacatttttcataaaacatcTTCATATTACATAGTTTTACAGCTCTCAGagtattttcatacattttctgccacataaaaaaacaagtaaaatatataagTGTACCAAAATAATTCACTTAACTATTAAATAGATAGGCCTCAAGTATCAAAAACATCTAGCAATTACATTGTTCCCTACTGCTCCCTCTGAGAAAAGCAAACATGTATTCCAGGAAAACAAAATGTTCCACTGGCTCCAACTGACTGGACCAGTGCCTGAACCCAAAATTGCCTTTTAAGGACTCCCTATGCTGGACAGGGATTAACCAATCAGGTCACAGCCTGCTTGTCTGGGTGAGGTTgaagaagatggagaaaaaggaaagagggtgaggaagggaggggaaaaggaggagggagaatggaGGTAGGAGACGAACAAGGTGAGGAACTGAGAAGGAAGATGGGCAATAGATGCCAGAATGCAGGAGGGCCGATTATGTAAGGGTACTTGGGTCCATTCTTCCTTTCAGTCTGAACTAACACAACAGTTTTTTCAGTGCATATGGGCTTAGGTTATAACTTGGTTTAGCCAATGGTAAACCGAATTTATTGCTGCAATGTGGCAGGATGCCACATCAGCATTTTCTGAGATGCACCACATGGCATTTCAAAAGTAacaaccggccgggcgcggtggctcaagcctgtaatcccagcactttgggaggccgagtcgggcggatcacgaggtcaggagatcgagaccatcctggctaacacggtgaaaccccgtctctactaaaaaatacaaaaaactagccgggcgaggtgacgggcgcctgtagtcccagctagtcaggaggctgaggcaggagaatggcgtaaacccgggaggcggagcttgcagtgagctgagatccggccactgcactccagcccgggcgacagagcaagactccgtctcaaaaaaaaaaaaaaaaaaaaaaagtaacaaccaCAATTTACACATTTCTAGTACAAAAGAGGCTTCTGGTCCTTCGCTCAAGGCCcacctattttaaatatttgatgctATAAAAGTACAGAAACAGTTTACTGATACCATAAAAGAACAGGAATAGTTTACTATAATGTGATTTGTTCCATAATATCAAGTGTTCTCCAAGGAAGTCTTCCCAGAATTACAACATCAAGCTCAGGCCCCAGCAACAGAGAGAACAATAGATTGGCACAGGCTGATTGTGGAACTTGTGAATCCCCAGGAGGCACGCTAGAAGTTTCCTCAATATGCtcctttttgctgttttttttttttttactgcctgAATCCCTCATTTCCCCCGTCTCCCTGTCCAGATTGCCAAGCCACCTCCATGCGTGACCTGAGGACTCTGCAGACAAAATAACTACAGcaatagggccaggcgcggtggctcatgcctgtaatcacactttgggaggccaaggtgggcggatcaccagaggtcaggagtttgatcaGGCGGAtaagcctgatcaacatggagaaaccctgtctctaccaaaaatacacaattagctgggtgtgatggcgcatgcctgtaatcccagctacttgggtggctgaggcaggagaatcgcttgaacccaggaggtggaggttgtggtgagccgagatcacaccattgcactccagcctaggcaataagagctaaactccatctcaaaaaaaaaaaaagaactatagcAGTCACTGAGTCCAGATCCCCCAGTGGCCTAAAAACTGCCAGCATCTGACTTTCTGGGCCCTTCTCTATCTACTCTAAAACAAAGCCAAACTGAACACCAAAACAACCTGTGAACCCGAAGTGAGGCAAATTAAGTAAAAAACTGCTTCTTACAGTTATCATAGTTTCAGGGAGACAAACACTTCATTTTTCAAGGAACCTGATTTCAAAGGGAGAAGGAATGGCAACCACAATTATCAAAGGTATGAGGAAGCTCTCaaatgaagacacaaaaatgCCTGAGTTCCCTTTCCCTTGGAAACAAGGAAGTTATGGGGGAATATGTCATCCACAGAGGAGTGGAATACTGAACATTCTCTAAAAATGAAGACATAGGTATATTTACTGGATTTGGAAAAGCTGCAATATATGGTTTGTATACATTGTTCAgttgaaaaaaaaagcaggttatGCCAAGAGCAGTATAATTCTATGTATGCAGAactatacacacactcacacacacactccgtACTGTCACCATATCTATATACATAGGAAATTCACCTATGGGGGGGACTCGGACTTTTCTTATTTACACTTTTCTGTTTTGAGTTTTTACAATAagcatttatactttttatatcattaaaaaaatcatgctCTTacagtactttttctttttttcttttcttttttttttttttttttgagacacagtcttgctctgtcacccaggcaggagtgcagtggctcgatctctactcactgcaacctccaactcccaggctctggcgattctcctgcctcagcctcctgagtagctgggattacaggcgtccgccaccatgcccggctaatttttgtatttttagtagagacggtgtttcaccatgttcgaGGAGgtcacctcaaactcctgacctcaggtgatacgcttaccttggcctcccaaagtgctaggattacaggcgtgagccaccgcacctggcctataataCTTTTAATAATCATTTCATATGTACACATGAGTATAGGGTATAGAATAATATACATGGAAGACTTGGAGGAGTGGAAGGGTGGCTGGAGGATGAGGGATGATTAGTTACCTGATGGGtgcaatgtacattatttggtgatgggtacactaaatcccagacttcaccactatgtaatatatccatgtaacaaaactgcaatTGTATTCAAAACTTATTATACCTGGAGGTAGTACAAGCTGAAAGGGCTTCAACCTATTATGGACCTAATGATAGGACCTAATGATAGGTCCATAATAGGTTATGGAGAGAAATTAGTATGTACTGAGGGTGCTTCATTCCAGTTTGAGACTGGGGGCATCTGAATGAAGTACTAGAGAGTCACAGTTAATGCTCTGGGATTACTATCTC containing:
- the ELAC1 gene encoding zinc phosphodiesterase ELAC protein 1, with amino-acid sequence MSMDVTFLGTGAAYPSPTRGASAVVLRCEGECWLFDCGEGTQTQLMKSQLKAGRITKIFITHLHGDHFFGLPGLLCTISLQSGSMVSKQPIEIYGPVGLRDFILRTMELSHTELVFRYVVHELVPTADQCPAEELKEFAHVNRAGSPPKEEQGRTILLDSEENSYLLFDDEQFVVKAFRLFHRIPSFGFSVVEKKRPGKLNAQKLKDLGVPPGPAYGKLKNGISVVLENGVTISPQDVLKKPIVGRKICILGDCSGVVGDGGVKLCFEADLLIHEATLDDAQMDKAKEHGHSTPQMAATFAKLCRAKRLVLTHFSQRYKPVALAREGETDGIAELKKQAESVLDLQEVTLAEDFMVISIPIKK